The Manihot esculenta cultivar AM560-2 chromosome 8, M.esculenta_v8, whole genome shotgun sequence genomic interval aagaggacacgctAACTCGGACACCattagacccaacctctctgctgctctagaagaaataaaagagtgagaagcaccggggtccatcaaagcatacacctctgaacacccaatgatgagattacctgacaccaccgtgttcgaagtgtctgcctcctgctgagtcagggtgaaaatccgtgctggagctgacggacctgcacctcgggaacccatccctgatgaagaggctgcccctcttcctctacctctgccactgcttggtggacgaACTGAAGCTGCGGACTGGACGACACTACCTgcggtcatctgctgggatggtgcaactaaagttgcctgaggacattctcgtgcataatgtccctcctgcccacatctatagcaggctgtagatcccaacaaacaagctcattTGTGCtgtctcccacacctattgcaaactggaagatctgtgccagagctggcgccgctactcattcccagacccgtcttaatcctgttccagaacttgcctttctttcctctgaatttctcccatcgcTTCTTgcttgcacttgctgtactctgtgaggaggaacctggtttaacaccagaagactgtgccttgactacaccttgacttatggcactggcctccatctttctggcagcatccacaatggagtggaaactctccttctccgcatgaagaatcaaagagaaatacctgggatgaagccttgtggcatatctctttgccttcttctgatccgtatcatacgcctgacccacgtatggcaacaattccaagaacttatctgtgtactcatcaacgctcatcgactccgtctgtctcaactgctcaaactccacaacctttaactcccgagaactgtcagggaaagcccacccagcaaattcattagcgaactcttcccatgtcatactgtcaattctggggtccacatagttcttgaaccattctctggctttcttgcactttaatgtaaaccctgccatctcaatggccctacaatcatctgctcccaactcacttgtgatcattctgactgcgttgagatactcaaagggatcatctcctgtattgaatttaggagcatccaactttaagtactcggtcatcttcaccttacttccccctgaagaactgggttgctgtgcttccacaacaggggctactggttcaggtggtggtggtggaggaactggttcactcacttcaggctgtgctggacttggatgaacaggtgggggtggatacatgtgatatggtggatagaaggaaggatagggcatatagggcatgtagggtggatatggggcaaagctggagtaatccgatgtgcctcccatcggataccctgggccctgtggaaagggtggatagccaaaccccgaggcctaaacgcctccctgggactcccccatgccttcttctgaccttcctacccCCATACtgacatctctactctgagcctcctccatagcaactctctcttcttctgatcttccccctctgcctattcctcttctgctctcgtcagaagaccttctcgggtctcttgacattccctccctgcttgacctgtgcgatcttgcccttggcaaggcaggtggacgagcagctgtaccctcacttacaggtgggactccagtcaatctaactgatcgacgagttcctagCATCtcaactctctggaaaacaacacatcacataacacataagcaacacatcaaaaaaatgcacatgcatgaattatggcattgcacatcaacATATagagacaggactgacatcctatcctagtggacatgttatCCTATGGTGgttgacctgctaaacctctctatgagcccaactctctctctataggtccgaccatgtgaacctagggctctgataccaatctgtaacagcccggaaactgaactgctaccggcactaggatccagatcgacttaaggtcaccgggacccgtagtaagcctgctatactgtctgaatacctgtgacatcccatacatgatcatacattttctgaaaacacataaaacttttcttcattccaaggcttaacctgtgcatgcactacctCTGTTCTCTaacaatccctactagagctcctcattgctctaggtggataaaactcataatgttaagtcTGGTTTTCTTATAACCATACAACAAATATATGAAAACATAAAcggatcatgtgaaaacacaagaagggatacaactcttataaatcaagcaccattctatacattaaacatatacactatctctttacatatccatgtccacacgaactattacaaactatgtactcttcctgtaccctgctgacttccctctgaactctgaacctgcacaactgtaattaggggagagggatgagctactatagcccagtgagtagaacagtcaTAAAATAAcatgtgataaaacatgctctcatggaatgcatcacaaataagcacatcacctcggccggacggatcaaaactccctctatctatGTCCAGcccacaaaggagctcacaggactgcatctcatctggggtaccggagtaccatgtgcctggtccccgtagggctgttccaggtctttgtgcctggtccccgtagggctgttccaggtctttcctccgagggctaatgaatcctcacgaagtccgtgccgtctcatagaagcaatgtacaaggagccatgccaagtacaaggatagatgcaatgcgtcatattcgtgtactctaatgccttcaccctatagcatattcatgatgcatgaagcatgataaaatattcagttctcatagtAAAACgttaagttcagttccactcatctctggctatctctgaactgactctgcaggttctgacactggactcactgctgacctccctgattcctctggtccgtacctacacaggtggactcaaatgagggaccaaactaactcaagaacatctctaaaacCTCCCCCaaaaaagatcctaaaacaatcacataaaacatgcaaaagaaggctggacagggcactttcggcggcaggttcggcggccgaaactccactctagagacgaaactcatgcatgtttggcggcaccttcggcggccgaaggtctcgtccagagacgaaactcacacactttcggcggtcgaactccctctttcggcggccgaaagtccctgtctaaaccgaaagcctagctttcgggggcaacctttggcagccgaaactgcctccacaaggggttcggcggccgaaccttccttcggcggccgaacctggttttgcctgaagggcagaaccctgctctgtttcatgcaaaccttgcccaaaaacctacaacatgcacatcaactactcccaactagcacatacacatatatatgcccaaaggggtctacaactaccctaaaaccccaaacaaacatagcacataacccctgaacatgcttgaacaccacaaatcaccaaaaacctcacctaaacctaaacatgcatactacccatacaaacttcataaaaccttgaaaactcatcaaagaagctcaggatcttcacttacctcttaaagaacttgaggatgaaggatcctaacgtggagatatgaagaaaagctcttccaaagctccaaacttcaaaacttgcttcttttgctcaaaaccttcaaaaatcaccaaaactcttaaaacccttgaaagctttgatgaaaatcatggaaaacatgaaagtcaacgtgggagaggctggaactcacctctggctgcaagtggaggagaaataacctccttccaccgacccttggcccttaaataggtggctggccagaccaccttcggcagccgaacgtgaagccaaaaccatgcaatgttcggcggccgaaagtgaccttcggcggccgaacctttgcatttctcccttgttgcttttctttcaaaactcaatgctttgaacacttcaaaacatgaaaacaagtgcaAAGAAccttagaaaacatatgtagtacccttctcgagggttccgacacccgggattccaccggactacaggaattccgatgccggactcgagccgggtattacaatttttcTCTCAAATATTTAGTCTCAtttataaaaaacaaaaaatttaattaatatataatcacTATTCAGAATATTAGAAGACTCGTTCTATATATCTGATCAAATCTCTCATTAAAAGATATTATATagtaaattttgattatttctatAATTACAGAAtctcttatttattatttaataccaATAGCATTTTTAGGAAAATAGCTAATCatctttttatagtataaaaataaaacatgcatagaattcaaattatatatttttatatactctttttaaacttaaataattttcttatattcgcattttatagtataaaaataaaatatgcataaaatttaaagcatatatttttatacactcttttaaaatttaaataatttatttatactcGCACTTTTTAATAACTtattaatttaaacattaaaataattatcaataaataaaaattgcattaccttttaaatattttgaaatctTTTTCAGCCACATTAAGAACCAACAACACATTTGagagatttttaaattaaaactttttaattatacaacttcaatcataaatatttttgagAATCAAATCAAAGTTTTCATTGAATTTGTTTCCTAGAAAACAAGTTGATGAtatgaaaaagagaagaagtGAAAGATAAAGTTAGGCAAGTGGGAACACACCAACACAGAGACCAAAAAGAAGGGTAAGTTGACTTTCTGAAGATAATTACCTTTCATCCTTTTGCAAATTCAAAAGCACTCATGTGAGTCAGTGACTGAGTGTGCTCTCtataaatctatatataaaCCACCATGCCCACATGCTTTGTCTACCCATCTCAGATTTCCTTTCATCTATTaattttctcttctcttctcttctcatcatGGTGCACAAgtgttttctttctctcaatcttCTGCTGCTCTTTCTGGGTTTCTCCTTTGTGTTCTCTTCTCTTGCAGTTCCTTCCACCAGTgagtttcaattttaattaatgggTGCCTTTCTTTGATTAGATCTTCTGttaaattattgatatttttttattgttaatttatttacagGAGGCCTCAAATCATTTGAGGAAATCCCCTCATCAGTTGAAGATTCTCTGACTCAggtcttttttctttctttctctctcttttttctctgTGGTTTTGGCTCAGAGACATGTTCTTGAACTTGTTAATAATTTGCATACTGAACTAAGCAAGATCAAGCACCTAAGCTGGCATTTAATGACTAATATAGCATGCATGCATGGGTTTagcataatattaattatttctttCTGTTTTGCATTTTCTATCTGAATTCTTGTATGTCTGTATACATTTTCTCTCTCTCCAAACACAATTTTCCTGAGGTGTTGTACTGTTAATTGATTGCAGGATGCAGTGGGCTTGAATCTTGGAGAGGAACAAGTTATTGATTTTGGAGAAGGATATATTAATGGAAGGATGGATTTAGAAAGCACAGACTATCCAGGAACTGGAGCAAACAATCACCATGACCCAAAAACCCCTGGAACAGCTTAATTTCAGAAAAATtgacaaaaagaagaaaaaattgaaGAAGGAAGAAAATGTGAATGGGTTTGGGTTTGGGTTTGGGTTTGCTTTTGATTCattatcttaattaattatgaaGGGGAGACTTGTTTGTCTCCGTCTATTTGGAGtgtagtaattaattaattaattaattaattaattaataatctaaCTTTTAATTAAGATTAGAGTAAGGAGAGGGAAGGTTCCATTTTGTACAAGGAATTAATTATATGGGTCTGAAATGTGGTGGGTTTTTAATTTAAGTATTAACTGAGGATGCAAATTGTAATTTGTACTTTGTATCTATAGAGTTGTGATGATTAtgatttctgttttttttttttttttttttttttttttgaaatttggaGTTTGTGGCCTAAAGAGCCTATTGGATTTCAACTCAAATCATTACACTAAAAACAAGATATGCTCTGAAAATTGCTCTTGAGATTTTAAAATGTTtcttcaactttttttttttaaactttatttaattcattcttaattcagaaaaaaaaaattaatatatatctgGGAATACTTAGCTTATAACCCCTTAATAATAGAAACTATGATGAGAGAAATATtagtaatttaatttgttaaatcaatttataatcaatttttttaatttataaattgtagttataaaatcaaataatattatagataaacggatcaatttatttttaaaatttataaattgatttaatcagTTTATAAATTTGAATCCtatgtaatttattaattaaacaaaAAGTATATTTTGAAGGATTTGTGAAGCAAATGTATCTCGTGATTTGTTGGGTGTGGCACGTTGTGGTCCTTCAAGATGGACTTGGGCATGGGCTTTACTTCTCTTATCCCAAGTGGTCGTGTGAGTTTGCAAGTGGTGGAACATGAGGCTGTGGTGTAAAGCCGATCATGTGATTGAAGCTTTGGCCCAATAGGTTTTCTATGTGAGTTCGAGTTGCTAGTTTTGCTTGCAGGCCCTGTCCTATACTTGAATTCCTCTAATAATGCCTCTGCTCAAcattttccatttttttaaaaaaaaaaaaaaagaaattacaatATGGAATCTATCTTAACAAGTTTATTTACGCAACTCTCAAAAAATGATTTATGATTATACacaatttaatagtaatttacccaaaaaattatcaaaatttaaatttctttaaaacataaaaatatctgaaataaagtaaaaagtggTAATTGGGAAAAAGGAAGTCCAAAGTTAAGGTAAGTGGTGGGACCAAGGGATTAATTATTGGGTTAGTGTTAAAATTTTGCTTCCTTCTTATTCCTAAATATTTGTGGTCCCACTTTCTATTTGAACACAATTCTACCTCTAAATCTTCTTTTATCCCTAATCCCACTTGCTTAAAaaccatttttttaaaatataattatttcaattaattaaacctcattaatattattatttatcttttttatcatgctttataatttaattttctctttatcAAGTTGTTTCAGAAATATCATCCCTTCTAGTAAAGTTCCTAGCTTTAATGAAAGGGTGACACAGAGGTGAAGATGGACTTGGAAAACTCTTGGTGGGAGAAGAGTTGAAGTAGGAAAGAAAGGAGAGGAAGGAAGATGAGAGAAGTGAAGAGTGAAGAGTGGGTGAGATAATGTAATTTACGCTCAATCTGCTACACCAACCAAGATATTCTTGTTTATATGGAAAACCATTTAATTATCTATATGTACGTATGGTGAGTGTATTCGAAATtttatcgaattaaattaatttaaaattttaatttaatatttttatttattttaatttaatttaatttttaattttaaaatattttaattattttaatttaatttaattttaataaaaaaattaaaaaaattaaatcgaaccgatcagtgataataatatgttatttttaataatacagaAAAATTAGATGATATtgactttaaaatattttaattaaattttaaaatattaaacataaattataaaaaataaaaaattattaaaaattaaaatcgataaAATCAAATCAGATTGATTTAGTTTCTGGCCAAAattgattcagtttaatttttataaatattaaaatttttctattcaatttattcagttcgattcgatttaaaaataaatcgtCTGAATAATCATAATAGATGtttgtatattttaaaaaaaatttaaaaaaaatattgaaattacttttaaatcattataaattgaattaattttaatttgaaatataaataaattgaactgcGAATCGACTTTTGCTGCTAGATTTTGGAAATCAaccaattgaattaaaattttgtttgaGAATGAGAATTAATGAGCCTTAATTGAACATTGAAGGGACCATTTCTTTCCATAAATTTTAGGAATGAATTTGGACATAAAAAACAAAACTTAAAATAGGTGGGGCCTTAGGTCATCTGGCCCCACCTCATCTTCTCAGataatctttttcttttctcctctcAGATGGACCCCACATAAGCATGGGCCTTTTTTCGCTTTTCACTttgctttctctttttctttctaacATCACCCCCTACATCCTTAGCCACTAACAATCTCTTGGTCATTAAATCTTACAACTTTGCTGATTGGATGCCACCTGGCACCCAAATCTGTCCTCCTTTTGTCCACCACATAATTCACTCTCATTCATGTATAACAATACAAGACgttagtaatatataaattactattttaattatagtattattttattaaaaagggaaaattactttgtagtccctgaggtttaacgtaattaacacttttgtccctctattttggcgacccaacacttaagtccctcactttcttttctgtccaacttcgtagtccttccgtccaaaatagccgtttgggacacgtaaattgacaaaattaaccttcttcttcttctttctttttctgcaacttcttcttcttcttcttcttcttctttcttcttcttcttcttctttcttcttctttcttcttctttcttcttcttcttctttcttcttcttcttcttcttcttcttcttcctactctttctgcagcagcttcttcttcttcttcttctttcttcttcttcttcttcttcttcctactctttctgcagcagcttcttcttcttcttcttctttcttcttcttcttcttcttcttcctactctttctgcagcagcttcttcttcttctttcttcttcttcttctttcttcttcttcttcttcttcttcttcttcttcttcttcaactggagagagaaagcatgaaagagaaaaaaaaaaaggaatttcacattaagagaagggtatttctggaaaaaattatcacctctcacttttgactctttgaccaaacggtttaaatggacggaaggactacgaatttggacggaatagaaagtgagggacttaagtgttgagtcgccaaaatagagggacagaagtgttaattacgttaaacctcagagactaaaaagtaaatttccctattaaaaataataattatacattAATGTTTAGAgtatttatttatcaatatatttttaattaaaaaattatttaattaatttataaaaattatttacgaTTATTCactgaaatataaaaaaatatctaaatattataaaataaatattatatagagACAAcgtacattaattttattattttaatatgattaaaaaaataaaaatatataattgactttaataaaattaaaaagaatttaatgGCAAcacttattatattttatttttttaatttttataattgaagATAATATTAaggtatttttaaataatttaaaacagataatattttagtattttaaaataaaagtaaattttaattaataaaaataaatatatatttttttcattaaaaacaaatgaaaagagTTAAATTGAAACTCTGCTCCTTCACGTTCTTTATGCTTAATCATCTGGGACTTTTTCTGGGAGACTTTTACTTGAGTGGGTCTTTTATGGGTTTTCagtgaagaggaagaagaagaagaagaagaagaagcagaagagagagagagaaaaaaaggtTGCTTTATAAAGTTTCTCTAATTCGCCAAAAAgtcctttcttttctctctattttttctttttccttcaatcttttgACGTTCTTTCTGCTATTTCTATGGCTCTTCCCATACCTCTTATTCTTCACACTTTGCTGCAATTTCTTTGATACATAATGAACGGTTCAGATATGCCTCTATCTAAAGATCCAGCTTTCAAGCTCTTTGGTCGAAAGATTCCGGTACCCAATACCCAGATTCCGGCCAAACCACCTTCCCAGGTACATATCCCTTATTTATATATGTGTAAACGCTTCCTTGCAATTTTAACTCCATCCCCCTTTTTCATTCATggattgttaaaatttttttcaggTCTTCTTATAGTTTAAGCTTTGAACTTGTGTTTTAGTTGAATATTGTTGATCTTGAAATTTCTGGGTTTTAGCTTTCCGAGTTGGTTTTGTGGGCTAGTTTTGTTTGCTTACAATAATCAAATGTCTATTCAGCTTAACTGAATCTTGAAAACTAATGTAATAGGACTATGTTGTTAGCTTACAGGAACATAGAATTGATTATGAAAagccaaaaaaagaaaagaaaaaattgttAGCTGAGTTTGGTCTAAAGGGGTTCTGTACTTCTGTTTCATTTGCAGCAGAAGCGTGAGTTCTCTCTtatcttctttgtttttccttTAAATCATTTCTTTTTGTTCATCATTGGCTTAATTTTCAAACACCACTAAAAAAATGTTGTTAAATGAatcttaaaagaaaatttttagaattaataCGTTTTGTGTTATATTAGCTATATGGTAACATCctattattgatttatagcaAGATGGAATTAATTCCTTATGTAAGGGGGAAAAAAACTTCATCATTTcccactttttttaaaaaaaaaagaaagaaaagaaaagaaaagaaaaagaaatgataaaaagCCTTTGCAAAAAGCTGGCATGCTTCCTTTTTAGTTTTTCTAATGATCttgttctttttaatttttaatttcattgcTGTGGTATGAGGACAACTAAATACATGATTTTATGATCAGATTGAGTCATTGAATTTAGGCATTCTGTTGTTCATGGCAAAAGTGAAATCATTCAATTTAGTTATCTGTTGGTTGTAACTATTTTTTGCCTGTAGCTTTTGAGGTTTGACAATGGAGATCGGACTCCCAAGTGCTTAGCATTTTTTATTTCTTGCAAAGTTAAAAGCTGGTCAAATTTCACCAAATAAAAAAAGTTGCCTTTTTGATAGTTAAAAGTATGTTTCTGAGTTGTGAATCATATTATAATGCGGTTCATCCATATCTGATACTTTAACATGATTacctaataatttatataaaatatta includes:
- the LOC110621277 gene encoding uncharacterized protein LOC110621277, with the protein product MLCLPISDFLSSINFLFSSLLIMVHKCFLSLNLLLLFLGFSFVFSSLAVPSTRGLKSFEEIPSSVEDSLTQDAVGLNLGEEQVIDFGEGYINGRMDLESTDYPGTGANNHHDPKTPGTA